The Mustela erminea isolate mMusErm1 chromosome 6, mMusErm1.Pri, whole genome shotgun sequence genome includes a region encoding these proteins:
- the MBD6 gene encoding methyl-CpG-binding domain protein 6 isoform X3 codes for MNGGNESSGADRAGGPVATSVPIGWQRCVREGAVRYISPSGTELSSLEQTRSYLLSDGTCKCGLECPLNVPKVFNFDPLAPVTPGGAGVGPASEEDMTKLCNHRRKAVAMATLYRSMETTCSHSSPGEGASPQMFHTVSPGPPSALPPCRVPPPTPLNGGPGSLPPEPPSVPQAFPPLAGPGGLFPPPRLPDPVPSGGSSPCFLPRGNAPSPAPPPQPAISLNAPSYNWGAALRSSLVPPDLGSSPAPHASSSPPSDPSLFHCSDALTPPPLPPSNNLPGPPGPPGPATQPPVSSATMHLPLVLGPLGGAPTVEGPGAPPFLASSLLSAAAKAQHPPLPPPSTLQGRRPRAQTPSASHSSSPRPSQRRPRRPPTVLRLLEGGGPQAPRRSRPRAPAPVPQPFPLPEPSQPILPSVLSLLGLPTPGPSHSDGSFNLLGSDAHLPPPPTLSSGSPPQPRHPIPPSLPGTTSGSLSSVPGAPAPPAASKAPLVPSPVLQSPSEGLGMGAGPACPLPPLAGGEALPFPSPEQGLALSGAGFPGMLGALPLPLSLGQPPPSPLLSHSLFGVLAGGGGQPPPEPLLPPPGGPGPPLAPGEPEGPSLLVASLLPPAPSDLLPPPSAPPSNLLASFLPLLALGPTAGDGEGSAEGAGGPSGETFSGLGDLPPLLFPPLSAPPTLIALNSALLAASLDPPSGTPPQPCVLSAPQPGPPTSSVTTATTDPGASSLGKAPSNSGRPPQLLSPLLSASLLGDLSSLTSSPGALPSLLQPPGPLLSGQLGLQLLPGGGAPPPLSEASSPLACLLQSLQVRIPPEQPEAPCLPPQSPTSALEPEPARPPLSALAPPHSSPDPPVPELLTGRGSGKRGRRGGGGLRGINGEARPGRGRKPGSRREPGRLALKWGARGGFNGQMERSPRRTHHWQHNGELAEGGVEPKDPSPPGPHSEDLKVPPGVVRKSRRGRRRKYNPTRNSSSSRQDVTLDPSPTTRAAVPLPPRARPGRPAKNKRRKLAP; via the exons ATGAATGGGGGCAATGAGAGCAGTGGAGCAGACAGAGCTGGGGGCCCTGTGGCCACATCTGTCCCCATCGGCTGGCAGCGCTGTGTTCGAGAGGGTGCTGTGCGCTATATTAG CCCCAGTGGCACAGAGCTGTCTTCCTTGGAGCAAACCCGGAGCTACCTCCTCAGCGATGGGACCTGCAAGTGCGGTCTGGAGTGTCCACTCAATGTCCCCAAG GTTTTCAACTTTGACCCTTTGGCCCCGGTGACCCCGggtggggccggggtggggccCGCATCAGAGGAGGACATGACCAAGCTGTGCAACCACCGGCGGAAAGCCGTTGCCATGGCAACTCTGTACCGCAGCATGGAGACCACCTGCTCACACTCTTCTCCTG GAGAGGGAGCGAGCCCCCAGATGTTCCACACTGTGTCCCCAGGgcccccctctgccctccctccctgtcgAGTCCCTCCTCCAACTCCACTCAATGGGGGTCCTGGCTCCCTTCCCCCAGAACCACCCTCAGTTCCACAGGCCTTCCCCCCTCTAGCAGGCCCTGGGGGGCTTTTCCCACCACCAAGGCTTCCTGACCCAGTCCCCTCTGGAGGCAGCAGCCCCTGTTTCCTCCCAAGGGGCAAtgctccctctccagccccaccTCCTCAACCTGCTATCAGCCTCAATGCTCCCTCCTACAACTGGGGAGCTGCCCTCCGCTCCAGCCTGGTGCCCCCTGACCTGGGCTCTTCTCCAGCCCCCCATGCCTCCTCCTCACCACCTTCGGACCCTTCTCTCTTCCACTGTAGTGATGCCTTAAcgccccctcctctgcccccaagcAATAATCTCCCTGGTCCCCCTGGCCCCCCTGGTCCTGCCACTCAGCCACCAGTGTCTTCAGCCACTATGCACCTGCCCCTGGTCTTGGGACCCCTAGGAGGGGCCCCCACGGTGGAGGGGCCCGGGGCACCTCCCTTCCTTGCTAGCAGCCTACTCTCTGCAGCGGCCAAGGCACAGCATCCCCCGCTCCCCCCTCCCAGCACTTTACAGGGCCGAAGGCCCCGTGCCCAGACACCCTCCGCTTCCCACTCCTCATCACCCCGTCCCTCTCAGCGTCGTCCCCGCAGACCCCCAACTGTACTGCGATTGCTAGAAGGGGGAGGCCCTCAAGCCCCTAGAAGGAGCCGTCCTCGGGCCCCTGCTCCTGTCCCCCAaccctttcctctccctgagCCATCCCAACCGATTCTCCCTTCTGTGCTGTCCCTGCTGGgactccccacccctggcccttCCCATTCTGATGGAAGCTTTAACCTTTTGGGGTCAGATGcacaccttcctcctcccccaaccctctcctcagggagccctccccagcccaggcaccctatcccaccctccctgcctggGACCACCAGTGGCAGCCTCAGCAGTGTGCCAG gtgcccctgccccaccagctGCCTCCAAAGCCCCCCTGGTCCCCAGCCCTGTGCTTCAAAGCCCATCTGAAGGGCTTGGGATGGGGGCGGGCccagcctgccctctgcctcccctaGCTGGTGGGGAGGCTCTCCCTTTCCCTAGTCCTGAGCAGGGCCTGGCGCTGAGTGGAGCCGGCTTTCCTGGGATGCTAGGggccttgcctctccctctgagtCTGGGGCAGCCTCCACCTTCTCCATTGCTCAGCCACAGTTTATTTGGTgtgctggctgggggagggggacaaccTCCCCCTGAGCCTCTGCTACCCCCACCAGGGGGACCTGGCCCTCCCCTAGCCCCAGGCGAGCCTGAAGGGCCTTCGCTTTTGGTGGCTTCACTGCTTCCACCAGCCCCTTCAGACCTTCTTCCACCCCCTTCTGCACCTCCTAGCAACCTCCTTGCCTCTTTCCTGCCCCTGTTGGCCCTGGGCCCCacagctggggatggggagggatcTGCAGAGGGAGCTGGGGGTCCAAGTGGGGAGACATTTTCAGGTTTGGGAGACCTGCCCCCGCTACTGTTCCCCCCACTTtcagcaccccccaccctcaTAGCTTTAAATTCTGCGCTGCTGGCTGCCAGCCTGGATCCCCCCTCGGGGACACCCCCCCAG CCCTGTGTCCTGAGTGCCCCCCAACCTGGACCACCTACCTCCAGTGTCACCACGGCAACTACTGACCCGGGGGCCTCCTCTCTGGGCAAGGCCCCCTCCAACTCAGGGAGACCCCCCCAACTCCTTAGCCCTCTGCTGAGTGCCAGCCTGCTGG GTGATCTGTCTTCGCTGACCAGCAGCCCTGGAGCCCTCCCCAGCCTGTTGCAGCCTCCTGGCCCTCTTCTCTCTGGCCAGTTGGGGCTGCAGCTCCTCCCTGGGGGGGGAGCTCCTCCACCCCTCTCAGAGGCTTCTAGTCCCCTAGCCTGCCTGCTACAGAGTCTCCAGGTGAGG ATTCCTCCAGAGCAGCCAGAAGCCCCTTGTCTGCCCCCTCAGAGCCCCACCTCAGCCCTGGAACCAGAGCCTGCCCGGCCTCCCCTCAGTGCCTTAGCCCCACCCCACAGTTCTCCTGACCCCCCAGTCCCTGAGCTGCTCactgggagggggtcagggaaaCGGGgccggaggggaggagggggtctTAGGGGCATTAATGGTGAGGCCAGGCCAGGCCGGGGCCGAAAGCCTGGTAGCCGGCGAGAGCCTGGCCGACTGGCCCTCAAATGGGGGGCACGTGGTggcttcaatggacaaatggaacGGTCCCCAAGAAGGACCCACCACTGGCAGCATAATGGGGAGCTGGCTGAAGGGGGTGTTGAGCCCAAGGATCCATCCCCTCCTGGACCCCATTCTGAGGACCTTAAG gtgcccccaggggtAGTCAGAAAGTCTCGTCGTGGCCGGAGGAGAAAATACAA CCCTACCCGGAACAGCAGTAGCTCCCGCCAGGACGTTACCTTGGACCCCAGCCCTACAACCCGC GcggctgtccctctgcctccccgggCCCGCCCTGGCCGTCCTGCCAAAAACAAGAGGAGGAAACTGGCCCCTTAG